In one window of Pseudobdellovibrionaceae bacterium DNA:
- a CDS encoding Na/Pi cotransporter family protein has protein sequence MGHSSLVLAIAGIAFFLFGMGFASDNLQKLAANRIRDLLTTLGDRPLWGVVVGILMTVVIQSSGAVMSLLVGLGSAGVVTLRQVMGIIIGAAIGTTFTVQLLSLNISKYGLPLFAFSFIVYFISKKRVVRRVMSVFMGFGLLFWGLDLIGVATSDLRDARFFVDFLDYLKANPLVTVLVTSVFTAVVHSSAATIGFSMSLATTGLISLSDAIYWVYGANIGTTATALMASTGGNYVGRQVAWAHFLFKIISVGIFYFATDFFAHLIDLDSIQRNVANAHTAYNIISAILFFPFIHIGARVVEKMFPPLDSEKEFSTKFLERGTYESPSVVMAHAEREVLRMGDIVYSMVRDSLKLFEREDPDLFEKIKKRDNRVDLLNKEISLYLTSFIENSESLLQGQVIQIVSFAADLESAADVVDNSLIELANKKHALKLEFTKEAWEGLRHLHKLVVEEVELSLSAFQRRDTELASKVIYLKREVRKVEKALREGHFSRLIEGRRESINTSSIHLDVLHEYRRIAGLAANHVYGVLKDNDPYNIMPRREPNQT, from the coding sequence ATGGGGCACTCATCTTTAGTTTTAGCCATCGCCGGTATCGCATTTTTTCTATTTGGAATGGGTTTTGCCAGTGACAATCTGCAAAAATTGGCGGCCAACCGTATTCGTGATTTGCTGACCACGCTGGGTGATCGCCCACTTTGGGGTGTGGTGGTGGGGATTTTAATGACAGTGGTCATTCAAAGCTCCGGGGCGGTGATGAGCTTATTGGTGGGCCTGGGGTCGGCCGGAGTGGTGACCTTAAGGCAGGTGATGGGGATTATCATTGGTGCCGCTATTGGGACGACTTTTACAGTTCAACTATTAAGTTTAAATATTTCAAAATACGGTCTACCCCTGTTTGCGTTTTCTTTTATTGTCTATTTTATCAGTAAAAAGCGCGTGGTTAGGCGTGTGATGAGCGTGTTCATGGGATTTGGTCTGCTGTTTTGGGGGCTAGATCTTATCGGAGTGGCCACTAGCGATTTGCGGGACGCTCGGTTTTTTGTCGATTTTTTAGATTACTTAAAGGCCAATCCTCTGGTTACGGTGTTAGTGACTTCAGTGTTTACCGCTGTGGTTCACAGTAGTGCGGCCACTATTGGATTTTCAATGTCTCTGGCGACAACGGGTTTAATCTCATTGTCTGACGCCATCTATTGGGTTTATGGGGCCAATATTGGAACTACGGCCACAGCCCTGATGGCTTCAACAGGTGGCAACTATGTGGGTCGCCAAGTGGCCTGGGCGCATTTTTTATTTAAAATTATAAGTGTAGGTATTTTCTACTTTGCCACTGATTTTTTTGCTCACCTTATTGATTTAGATAGCATTCAACGAAACGTAGCCAATGCCCACACGGCCTACAATATTATTTCAGCAATTTTGTTTTTTCCATTTATCCATATCGGTGCCCGCGTAGTAGAAAAAATGTTTCCGCCCTTAGATTCAGAAAAAGAATTTTCAACAAAATTCCTAGAACGCGGCACCTATGAAAGTCCGTCGGTGGTCATGGCCCACGCCGAGCGCGAAGTCCTTCGCATGGGTGACATTGTGTATTCGATGGTTCGAGATTCACTTAAACTCTTTGAAAGGGAAGATCCGGACCTGTTTGAAAAAATCAAAAAACGCGACAACCGCGTGGACCTTTTAAACAAAGAGATAAGTCTGTATCTCACCTCTTTCATAGAAAATTCGGAGAGCCTGTTGCAGGGCCAGGTGATTCAAATAGTATCCTTTGCCGCCGACCTAGAGAGTGCCGCGGACGTGGTAGACAATAGCTTGATTGAACTGGCCAACAAAAAGCACGCCTTAAAGCTTGAGTTCACAAAAGAAGCCTGGGAGGGCTTGCGCCACCTGCATAAACTGGTGGTTGAAGAAGTGGAGCTTTCACTCAGCGCCTTTCAGCGAAGGGACACCGAGCTGGCCTCAAAAGTTATTTACCTCAAGCGCGAGGTAAGGAAAGTGGAAAAAGCCCTGCGAGAGGGGCACTTTTCAAGACTCATAGAGGGCCGCCGCGAATCCATAAATACTAGCTCCATCCACCTTGATGTATTGCACGAATATCGCCGAATAGCCGGACTAGCGGCCAACCACGTGTACGGTGTCCTTAAAGACAACGATCCATACAACATTATGCCTCGTAGGGAACCCAACCAAACCTAA
- a CDS encoding pentapeptide repeat-containing protein, which translates to MLRIVLEKTLRLILITLGVALMYPGNAMGKTPAEAKSKNDLGFRFQWDEPSKTGVCKNDRGEEGYNPHFVGPCGDMRGMKLGRVKLNGADLSGAILDGLDLRNAQLNGAILVGVKARGTDFSKAYLNGAKLYSADVSGAVLDRTELNGAYLDNADLSGAVVIHAQMHGAQMSHANLAGTKINSPMDTANVRGAIVAIGTELPFGIKEASARGMYGMNIQGLADYKTVEKNRLPASNGK; encoded by the coding sequence ATGCTACGAATAGTTCTAGAAAAAACACTTCGTCTAATTTTGATCACACTCGGCGTAGCGCTGATGTATCCAGGCAACGCCATGGGAAAGACCCCAGCAGAGGCTAAATCAAAAAATGATTTGGGTTTTCGGTTTCAATGGGATGAACCCAGCAAAACTGGCGTGTGCAAAAATGACCGCGGGGAAGAGGGTTATAATCCACACTTCGTAGGGCCATGTGGCGATATGCGGGGTATGAAGTTGGGTCGAGTGAAATTAAATGGCGCCGATCTTTCAGGCGCTATCCTTGATGGTCTTGATTTAAGAAATGCCCAACTCAATGGGGCCATTCTGGTTGGTGTAAAAGCTAGAGGTACTGATTTTTCAAAAGCCTATCTCAACGGCGCAAAACTTTATTCTGCTGATGTGAGCGGTGCAGTCCTTGATCGCACAGAACTCAATGGCGCTTATCTAGATAACGCCGATCTCAGCGGTGCCGTAGTTATTCATGCGCAAATGCATGGGGCGCAAATGAGTCATGCAAATCTTGCGGGAACTAAAATTAATTCGCCCATGGACACCGCCAATGTGCGTGGCGCCATAGTGGCCATCGGTACGGAGCTTCCTTTTGGAATCAAAGAAGCCAGTGCTCGCGGAATGTACGGAATGAACATTCAAGGTCTAGCTGATTATAAAACGGTAGAAAAGAATCGTTTGCCCGCTTCAAACGGCAAATGA
- a CDS encoding cysteine desulfurase: MDTRVLEAMLPYFCKEFGNASSDNHRFGWQARSAVERARSHVARLIDASPEEVFFTSGATESINMVLQGVVEEFMDSDDPIHIITTNAEHKATINTCQALSGRGIEITYLPVNRYGQVQPDQVSAALRPHTRLVSIIMANNEIGSINPVDEIGKVVKNCNVLYHLDAAQAVGKMPLRVSDLDVDFMSISGHKIYGPKGIGALYKKSDAPLKPIIFGGTQEFGLRPGTLNVPAIVGLGQACEIYQHEQHQESSRITQLRDRLIQKILSEVPKARLNGHPTLRLCNNASFAFQGVSPEIISQHLRNFAISSSSACNSACTEPSHVLQAIGLPEDLARSTIRIGLGRETSVQDVDALAAAIVQMPHPQ, translated from the coding sequence ATGGATACTCGCGTTTTAGAGGCCATGCTCCCCTACTTTTGTAAAGAATTTGGAAATGCCTCAAGCGATAACCATCGCTTTGGATGGCAGGCGCGATCCGCCGTCGAAAGAGCTCGCAGCCATGTGGCCCGACTGATCGATGCCTCCCCAGAGGAAGTGTTTTTCACAAGTGGCGCTACTGAAAGCATCAACATGGTTCTGCAAGGGGTTGTGGAAGAATTTATGGATAGCGATGATCCCATCCATATCATCACCACAAATGCGGAACACAAAGCCACTATAAACACGTGCCAAGCCTTGAGTGGGCGCGGAATTGAAATCACCTACCTGCCGGTGAACCGCTACGGTCAAGTGCAACCCGACCAGGTGAGTGCGGCCCTCAGACCCCACACGCGATTGGTTAGCATTATTATGGCCAACAATGAAATAGGATCTATCAATCCCGTGGATGAAATCGGGAAGGTAGTTAAAAATTGTAATGTCTTGTACCACCTGGATGCCGCACAAGCTGTTGGCAAAATGCCACTTCGCGTTTCTGATCTAGACGTGGATTTTATGTCCATCTCTGGACACAAAATCTACGGCCCCAAGGGCATTGGCGCTCTCTACAAAAAATCAGACGCGCCACTGAAACCCATTATTTTTGGCGGCACTCAAGAATTCGGATTGCGCCCAGGCACATTGAATGTGCCCGCCATTGTAGGCCTCGGCCAAGCCTGTGAAATTTATCAACACGAACAACATCAAGAATCCAGCCGCATCACTCAGCTTCGAGATCGGCTGATTCAAAAAATTCTTTCTGAAGTGCCGAAGGCTCGTTTAAATGGGCACCCCACACTGCGACTTTGCAATAACGCGAGTTTTGCCTTTCAAGGCGTTTCACCTGAGATTATTTCTCAGCACCTCAGAAACTTTGCAATCAGCTCTAGCTCAGCCTGTAATTCGGCCTGCACCGAACCGAGCCATGTGCTTCAAGCCATTGGGCTGCCTGAAGATCTGGCCCGATCCACCATTCGCATCGGGCTGGGACGCGAAACCTCAGTGCAAGATGTGGACGCCCTGGCCGCAGCCATTGTGCAAATGCCTCACCCACAGTAG
- the erpA gene encoding iron-sulfur cluster insertion protein ErpA, which translates to MIQISETAAKKITSLKAEEGAQPEAFLRVKVKRGGCSGFSYKMEFDTQTGDKDKTFESSGEKVVVDSESLLYLLGMTLDYEGGLNGQGFVFSNPNATKTCGCGSSFAV; encoded by the coding sequence ATGATTCAAATCAGTGAAACTGCTGCAAAAAAAATTACTTCGTTAAAAGCCGAAGAAGGAGCTCAACCTGAAGCCTTCTTGCGAGTGAAGGTGAAGCGCGGGGGCTGCTCTGGTTTTTCGTATAAAATGGAATTCGACACGCAAACAGGCGATAAAGACAAAACCTTTGAGTCAAGCGGCGAAAAAGTTGTCGTAGACAGCGAAAGCCTACTTTATCTTTTAGGTATGACTTTAGATTATGAAGGCGGCTTAAACGGTCAGGGGTTTGTGTTTTCAAACCCCAATGCCACTAAAACCTGTGGTTGTGGATCTTCATTTGCCGTTTGA
- a CDS encoding cell division protein ZapA — MVEIAGLPMKLRSSHDEETVKQLAAMVDEKVKEALDIGKNVSFQNALLLASLHIAEELIILKRTALGELDRIESRTQQLLTDLEDSPVARIRLDN; from the coding sequence ATGGTTGAAATCGCCGGCTTGCCAATGAAGTTGCGCTCGTCGCATGACGAAGAAACAGTGAAGCAACTGGCCGCTATGGTTGATGAAAAAGTGAAAGAAGCCCTGGATATTGGAAAAAACGTATCTTTCCAAAACGCACTTTTATTGGCCTCCCTACATATTGCCGAGGAGCTGATCATATTAAAAAGAACAGCTCTGGGCGAGTTAGATCGCATTGAATCACGAACCCAACAACTCCTCACTGATCTGGAAGACTCTCCTGTAGCACGAATTAGATTAGATAACTAA
- a CDS encoding (2Fe-2S)-binding protein, whose translation MKVKFVPQNVEFEIAPNQSVMDLAHENGLPIKSVCNGVPSCAECRVKIVEGDHNVLPPSNKELSLIGSGYFLDQRRLSCQLQVFGDITVDLSEQMNKVQDVGKRRPQGGVAKSDTEESYAVQGSLIEEDADLMAQSENLVKEETVAAQRSAPSGDGKSGPSRGNDRQDSRKRRNRRRPRRRKD comes from the coding sequence GTGAAGGTGAAGTTTGTTCCCCAAAACGTAGAATTTGAGATCGCTCCAAATCAGTCGGTGATGGACCTGGCCCATGAAAACGGATTGCCGATCAAATCGGTTTGTAATGGAGTGCCCTCGTGTGCTGAATGTCGCGTGAAGATCGTAGAGGGTGATCACAATGTGTTGCCGCCATCGAATAAAGAGTTAAGTCTTATTGGCAGTGGCTACTTTTTGGATCAAAGACGGCTTTCCTGCCAGTTGCAGGTCTTCGGTGATATCACTGTGGATTTAAGTGAACAGATGAATAAAGTCCAAGATGTGGGTAAGCGCCGGCCTCAGGGCGGAGTGGCCAAATCGGACACCGAAGAGTCCTACGCCGTGCAAGGAAGCCTTATAGAAGAAGATGCCGATCTAATGGCTCAATCAGAAAATTTGGTAAAAGAAGAAACTGTCGCGGCTCAACGATCAGCCCCCTCTGGTGACGGAAAATCAGGTCCGTCCAGAGGCAACGACCGCCAAGACTCGCGAAAGCGACGAAACCGTCGTCGCCCGCGTCGGCGCAAAGATTAG
- the rny gene encoding ribonuclease Y, translating to MVLTGVIGLLAGAVFGVLGLYIYRQMLDEKVRDFAKVEADRIMSKAKSNANRLERDAQKKAKDFEVRARRNAENDIRKEKQKIQQVEGQLKNKESRLEKEYQKKAETLQSKLGETDEREQRLEIAEQRIKDLEKQTTGKINELQEKLEAVANMSTDQARHELKTALEEDARREASQKLSHIEEEALKEANKKARQILSTALARYASEVTTERTVTSLPLSGDEMKGKIIGREGRNIRALEAACGVDIIIDETPDSVMVSSFDPVRREVGRRTLLKLMDDGRVHPARIEEVVDKVKKELLRDIKEDGEKACFDLGIPNVHPEILNLLGSLKYRSSATQNLYEHSLEVGYVAGLMAAEIGADVKLARRAGLLHDIGKSIDHTVEGSHAIVGADFARRHGETDQVVHAIRAHHGEEEPQSVTAHIVQAANEFSKARPGARRSSMQNFIRRLEDLESIGNSFDGVERTFAIQSGKEIRVLVDSGKITDDQSVMLSRDIARKIERELNYPGQIKVNVVRETRMVEHAR from the coding sequence ATGGTTTTAACGGGCGTGATTGGCCTGTTAGCGGGAGCGGTTTTTGGCGTTTTAGGTCTCTATATTTATCGACAAATGCTCGATGAAAAAGTCCGCGATTTTGCAAAAGTGGAAGCAGACCGCATTATGAGTAAGGCCAAATCTAACGCCAATCGTTTAGAAAGAGATGCTCAGAAAAAAGCCAAAGACTTTGAGGTGAGAGCTCGACGTAATGCCGAAAACGACATTCGTAAAGAGAAGCAAAAGATCCAGCAGGTCGAAGGGCAGTTGAAGAACAAAGAGTCCCGGCTAGAAAAAGAGTATCAGAAAAAAGCTGAGACCTTGCAGTCAAAGCTGGGTGAAACAGATGAGCGAGAACAGCGCCTAGAAATTGCTGAGCAGCGAATAAAAGACCTCGAAAAACAAACCACGGGCAAGATCAATGAGTTGCAAGAAAAACTAGAGGCCGTGGCCAACATGAGCACGGACCAAGCCCGGCACGAGTTAAAGACGGCCCTTGAAGAGGACGCGCGCCGAGAAGCTTCTCAAAAGCTTTCCCATATTGAAGAAGAGGCCCTCAAAGAGGCCAATAAAAAAGCCCGCCAGATTCTTTCAACAGCCCTGGCTCGCTATGCCAGTGAAGTCACTACCGAGCGAACGGTGACGAGCCTTCCGCTTTCGGGCGATGAGATGAAGGGAAAGATCATCGGCCGTGAGGGGCGAAATATTCGGGCCCTCGAAGCGGCTTGTGGTGTCGATATTATTATTGATGAAACGCCGGACTCAGTGATGGTTTCTAGTTTTGACCCGGTTCGCCGCGAAGTGGGACGCCGGACTTTGCTTAAGCTTATGGACGACGGGCGTGTACATCCTGCACGCATTGAAGAGGTGGTGGATAAGGTTAAAAAAGAACTGCTTCGGGATATCAAAGAGGATGGCGAAAAGGCTTGTTTTGATTTGGGTATCCCCAATGTGCACCCAGAGATTTTGAACCTGCTTGGAAGTCTTAAATACCGCAGTTCGGCTACGCAAAATCTATATGAACACAGTTTAGAAGTGGGATATGTGGCGGGTTTAATGGCCGCTGAAATCGGGGCTGATGTGAAGTTGGCAAGGCGAGCGGGATTGTTGCACGACATTGGCAAATCCATTGACCATACTGTTGAAGGCAGTCATGCCATTGTCGGCGCTGATTTTGCGCGTCGACATGGTGAAACCGATCAGGTTGTGCATGCCATTCGGGCTCACCATGGTGAAGAAGAGCCACAGTCAGTGACAGCTCACATCGTGCAAGCGGCCAATGAGTTTTCAAAAGCCCGACCTGGGGCTCGACGGTCTTCGATGCAAAATTTCATTCGTCGATTGGAAGACTTAGAATCTATTGGCAATAGTTTTGATGGCGTAGAGCGCACGTTTGCTATTCAATCGGGTAAAGAAATTCGAGTGCTTGTGGATAGCGGTAAGATCACGGATGACCAATCTGTGATGTTAAGCCGAGATATTGCTAGAAAGATTGAGCGTGAGTTGAACTATCCTGGGCAAATTAAAGTGAATGTTGTGCGAGAGACACGAATGGTGGAGCACGCTCGATAA
- a CDS encoding tyrosine--tRNA ligase → MFPLKPEEQLREIKLGSVDLVSEAELLAKLKKSYETKTPLRVKAGFDPSRPDLHLGHVVLINKMRQLQNLGHHVMFLIGDFTGLIGDPTGKNETRPALTEEEVQENAKTYARQVFKVLDPERTEVLYNSQWMGQLTATDFIRLVAQYNVARMLERDDFNKRFKGGESIAIHEFLYPLVQGYDSVAMKADLELGGTDQRFNLLVGRDIQKAYGVSQQCILTMPILEGLDGVQKMSKSLNNYIAVEDSPTEMFGKTMRLSDELMVRYYELLGDMTADSLAQFKKDLSIGKKHPRDAKADLAKSFVARFHSSEAATKAEEEFNRMFQQKGLPDEMPEVVLSAQDSMGLCQLIVAAGLAKSNGEARRLVEGRAIERDGEKLLDPKMFMSLSSGEEFVLKAGKKRFAKVKVS, encoded by the coding sequence TTGTTTCCGTTAAAACCTGAAGAACAACTTCGAGAAATTAAACTGGGATCCGTTGATTTGGTTTCTGAGGCTGAACTGTTGGCCAAATTGAAAAAGAGCTATGAGACAAAAACGCCACTACGGGTGAAGGCCGGCTTTGATCCCTCTCGTCCGGATTTACATTTAGGGCATGTGGTTTTAATCAATAAAATGCGGCAGCTGCAAAATCTTGGTCACCACGTCATGTTTCTTATTGGTGATTTTACCGGGTTAATAGGTGACCCCACCGGTAAAAATGAAACTCGCCCAGCTCTCACCGAAGAAGAAGTGCAGGAGAACGCCAAAACCTATGCTCGACAAGTGTTTAAGGTATTAGATCCAGAGAGAACCGAGGTCTTGTACAATTCGCAGTGGATGGGCCAATTGACGGCCACGGATTTTATTCGGCTAGTGGCTCAATACAATGTGGCTCGAATGCTTGAGAGAGATGATTTTAACAAACGCTTTAAAGGTGGCGAGTCCATTGCTATTCACGAGTTCTTATATCCATTGGTTCAAGGTTATGACTCTGTGGCGATGAAGGCCGATCTTGAGCTGGGTGGCACAGATCAACGGTTTAATTTGTTGGTGGGGCGTGACATACAAAAAGCTTACGGCGTTTCACAGCAATGTATATTAACAATGCCCATTCTTGAAGGCCTAGATGGCGTTCAAAAAATGTCAAAGAGCCTTAATAATTATATCGCAGTAGAAGATTCCCCAACTGAGATGTTTGGTAAAACCATGCGGCTTTCAGATGAACTAATGGTTCGCTATTACGAACTTTTAGGCGACATGACTGCAGACTCCTTGGCACAGTTTAAAAAAGATCTATCTATTGGAAAAAAGCATCCCCGCGATGCGAAAGCAGATCTGGCCAAAAGTTTTGTCGCGCGCTTTCATTCGTCAGAAGCCGCGACAAAGGCCGAAGAAGAATTTAATCGAATGTTTCAACAAAAAGGGCTGCCCGATGAAATGCCTGAGGTGGTTCTTTCGGCCCAAGACTCCATGGGGTTATGTCAATTGATTGTGGCGGCCGGACTGGCTAAGTCCAACGGTGAAGCCCGTCGGTTGGTTGAGGGGCGTGCCATAGAGCGGGACGGAGAAAAACTTTTGGACCCAAAAATGTTTATGAGTTTGTCATCGGGTGAAGAATTTGTGTTGAAGGCGGGCAAGAAGAGATTTGCAAAGGTGAAGGTGAGCTGA
- a CDS encoding acyl-CoA dehydrogenase family protein, with translation MSDVQLPQFDLYNPSEEHQMLRDAVREFVVQEVEPQALEYDSKEKFNLPLFRKLGEMGLLGITVPEEYGGAEMDAVAAVIVHEELSASDPGFCLAYLAHSMLTANNFAVNASDEQKARVLPKLCSGEWVGCMAMSEPQVGTDVLGLTTVAEKKGEGYVINGRKMWITNGTIDEENTAADCVLLYAKTGETKGRALISTFLVEKDHPGYSVGQKIKDKAGMRASNTAELVFTNCQVPMSALIGAEGDSMEHMMRNLELERLTLAAMSLGIAKRSLQVMVRYANEREAFGQPLSKFGQIQRHIGESYAEYMASRAYVYDTARRLDLAQSGNRIDSDGVKLVASTMGKNVADRAMQVLGGYGYVGEYTVERLWRDAKLLEIGGGTIEAHQKNITRDLAKVWREHL, from the coding sequence ATGTCCGATGTGCAGTTGCCCCAATTTGATCTTTACAACCCTTCCGAAGAACACCAAATGCTTCGCGATGCCGTTCGTGAGTTTGTTGTGCAAGAAGTGGAGCCACAGGCCCTTGAGTATGACAGTAAAGAGAAATTCAATTTGCCGCTTTTTCGAAAGTTAGGCGAGATGGGGCTTTTGGGTATCACCGTACCCGAAGAGTACGGTGGGGCGGAGATGGATGCCGTGGCCGCCGTCATCGTACATGAAGAATTGTCAGCATCTGATCCTGGTTTTTGTTTAGCTTATCTGGCCCATTCCATGCTCACGGCTAACAACTTTGCTGTGAATGCCAGTGATGAACAAAAAGCTCGCGTGTTACCAAAGCTGTGTTCGGGTGAATGGGTGGGATGTATGGCCATGTCTGAGCCACAGGTGGGTACGGATGTACTGGGTCTTACCACGGTGGCTGAAAAAAAAGGTGAAGGGTATGTGATTAACGGCCGAAAAATGTGGATCACTAACGGCACCATCGATGAAGAGAACACGGCCGCTGATTGTGTTTTGTTGTATGCAAAAACAGGAGAGACCAAGGGGCGGGCTTTAATTTCTACGTTTTTGGTTGAAAAAGATCATCCGGGCTATTCGGTGGGGCAAAAAATTAAAGACAAAGCCGGTATGCGCGCTTCAAACACGGCGGAGTTGGTGTTCACAAATTGCCAGGTGCCGATGTCGGCGTTGATTGGTGCTGAAGGTGATTCGATGGAACACATGATGCGAAATTTAGAACTCGAACGCCTCACTTTGGCTGCTATGAGCTTGGGAATTGCGAAGCGTTCCCTGCAAGTGATGGTTCGTTATGCCAATGAGCGCGAAGCTTTTGGTCAACCCTTGTCGAAGTTTGGGCAGATTCAAAGACACATTGGTGAGAGCTATGCTGAATATATGGCGAGTCGCGCTTATGTTTACGATACGGCTCGGCGATTGGATCTTGCCCAGTCCGGGAATCGAATTGATTCTGATGGTGTTAAATTAGTCGCTTCCACTATGGGAAAAAATGTCGCCGATCGAGCCATGCAGGTTTTGGGTGGTTATGGTTATGTGGGAGAGTACACGGTTGAGCGCTTGTGGCGAGATGCAAAGCTTCTTGAAATCGGTGGTGGCACCATTGAAGCTCATCAAAAAAATATCACCCGTGATTTAGCTAAAGTTTGGCGGGAGCATCTGTAA
- a CDS encoding 5-formyltetrahydrofolate cyclo-ligase, with protein sequence MTEDRSLTPLRDKSVLRKHYQRVRNDFAATPEAKAACAQLVTHLRKVLPNKAGLCASYLNKSGEASLEDFHRQPEGWQLAVPRVDGDDLDFFLFDSEADMPVNRWGIREPRPEGSQAVDLSQCQVVLVPGVAFDIFGHRLGHGRGFYDRALAKYSGLKVGVAFEVQIDEKPLPADSHDVVMDWIVTEKRTIQTQPAAGVERMV encoded by the coding sequence TTGACAGAAGACAGATCCTTAACTCCATTGCGAGACAAGAGTGTTTTGCGAAAACACTATCAGAGAGTGCGCAACGATTTTGCGGCCACTCCTGAGGCCAAAGCGGCGTGTGCGCAACTGGTGACCCATCTTAGAAAAGTGTTACCAAACAAGGCAGGCCTTTGTGCGAGCTACCTGAATAAGAGCGGTGAGGCCAGCTTGGAGGACTTTCACCGTCAGCCTGAGGGTTGGCAGTTGGCAGTGCCTCGGGTCGATGGTGATGATCTGGATTTTTTCCTGTTCGATTCTGAGGCCGATATGCCGGTCAATCGTTGGGGAATTCGAGAGCCGCGCCCAGAGGGGTCGCAGGCTGTGGATTTGTCCCAGTGCCAAGTGGTTTTGGTGCCGGGTGTGGCCTTTGATATTTTTGGACATCGACTGGGGCATGGAAGGGGTTTCTATGATCGGGCGTTGGCCAAATATTCGGGTTTAAAAGTGGGTGTGGCTTTTGAAGTTCAAATTGATGAAAAGCCGTTGCCGGCAGATAGCCACGATGTGGTTATGGATTGGATTGTCACTGAAAAGCGAACGATTCAAACACAGCCGGCGGCAGGTGTTGAAAGGATGGTTTAA
- a CDS encoding septation protein IspZ → MGSTSLFLVVLIPLLVFAVVDTFASLKVALIAAAVAALGEVAFSYFYLGEIDSFSMASVFLVFLMGGVAYLKESRQIFYLKPAILSFALGAFLVGAHMMGHSVLLEGVTKYAQLFPPEQQEVLAQPMLVKILTNASFTVGISLILHGLFTAWAAYRLSRWGWLAVAAVGVYFFMFAGLVAAAL, encoded by the coding sequence ATGGGATCAACATCATTGTTTTTAGTGGTTCTTATTCCTCTACTTGTGTTTGCCGTTGTCGACACTTTTGCATCACTGAAGGTGGCACTGATTGCAGCAGCAGTGGCCGCTTTAGGAGAAGTGGCTTTTTCCTATTTTTATCTTGGCGAGATAGATTCGTTCTCCATGGCCTCGGTGTTTTTAGTGTTTTTAATGGGGGGCGTGGCGTACTTAAAAGAATCTCGACAGATTTTTTATTTGAAGCCGGCCATTTTAAGTTTTGCCCTCGGCGCCTTTTTAGTTGGTGCGCATATGATGGGGCATTCCGTGTTGCTAGAAGGTGTAACGAAATACGCACAGTTATTTCCGCCAGAGCAGCAAGAAGTTTTAGCTCAACCCATGCTTGTGAAAATTTTAACAAATGCCAGTTTTACGGTGGGGATATCATTGATTCTTCATGGGCTGTTCACTGCCTGGGCAGCCTATCGCCTATCCCGCTGGGGTTGGTTAGCCGTAGCCGCCGTGGGTGTCTACTTTTTCATGTTTGCCGGCTTAGTGGCGGCAGCCTTGTAG